A region from the Benincasa hispida cultivar B227 chromosome 10, ASM972705v1, whole genome shotgun sequence genome encodes:
- the LOC120087954 gene encoding probable plastidic glucose transporter 1 isoform X3, with the protein MRVIPLLHLPVPPAPAISTTRRQSIPPSYALCRHGSFPLRSGLRFLFRSVRKFELLAANKQLPELKNEKSESEEGISLRAEDGNRIDLGWLPAFPHVLVASMSNFLFGYHIGVMNGPIISIARELGFEGNSILEGLVVSIFIVGAFLGSISSGSLLDKLGFRRTFQIATIPLILGALLSAQAHTLDEILWGRFLVGLGIGVNTVLVPIYISEVAPTKYRGTLGGLCQIGTCLGIIASLFLGIPSENDPHWCVCSSLFGFLLKWWRTMLYIASLPGFFIAFGMLFAVESPRWLSKAGRLDETRVVIRDLWGESEVERAVEEFQSVIRNDGSDLNSGWSELLEEQNFKVAFIGGSLFFLQQFAGINGVLYFSSLTFQDVGITNVALASLVIGITNFAGALCALYLMDEQGRQRLLIGSYLGMAVSMLLVVSTISFQLDEELSHNLSIVGTIAA; encoded by the exons ATGAGGGTCATTCCCCTTCTTCATCTTCCGGTTCCACCGGCACCGGCGATCAGCACCACTCGTCGGCAGTCGATACCTCCTTCCTACGCTCTTTGCAGACATGGGTCATTTCCGTTACGTTCCGGTTTGCGTTTTTTGTTTCGTTCTGTTAGGAAGTTTGAGCTATTAGCTGCGAATAAACAGTTGCCGGAGCTGAAGAACGAAAAATCAG AGAGTGAAGAAGGTATTTCGTTGCGAGCGGAGGATGGCAATAGAATTGATTTAGGATGGTTGCCTGCTTTTCCTCATGTTctggttgcttccatgtctaatTTTCTGTTCGGTTACCACATAGG AGTAATGAATGGTCCTATTATTTCTATTGCTCGAGAACTTGGTTTTGAGGGGAACTCGATCCTTGAGGGTCTTGTTGTGAGCATTTTTATTGTTGGTGCATTTCTTGGAAGTATAAGCTCTGGTTCGCTGCTTGATAAACTAGGATTTAGGCGTACTTTTCAAATTGCCACAATACCCTTGATTCTTGGTGCGCTGTTGAG TGCTCAAGCCCATACCTTGGATGAAATACTTTGGGGAAGATTTCTTGTTGGCCTTGGCATTGGAGTTAATACAGTGCTTGTTCCAATTTATATCTCCGAG GTTGCTCCAACTAAGTATAGAGGAACACTCGGAGGCCTGTGCCAGATTGGAACATGTCTTGGAATTATTGCCTCACTGTTTCTGGGAATTCCATCAGAGAATGATCCACATTGGTGTGTGTGCTCCtccctttttggttttcttttgaAATG GTGGAGGACAATGCTCTATATTGCAAGTCTTCCTGGATTCTTTATTGCATTTGGCATGCTGTTTGCAGTTGAAAGTCCACGCTGGCTAAGCAAG GCTGGGCGATTGGATGAAACCAGAGTTGTTATCCGCGACCTATGGGGAGAATCTGAAGTTGAAAGAGCAGTCGAAGAGTTCCAGTCCGTAATAAGGAATGATGGAAGTGATTTGAACAGTGGATGGTCAGAGCTTCTCGAGGAACAAAACTTTAAAG TGGCGTTCATTGGAGGTTCCCTTTTCTTCCTTCAACAATTTGCTGGCATAAATGGagttctttatttttcatctttGACCTTTCAAGACGTTGGAATCACAAATGTTGCTTTAGCCAGTTTAGTTATTGGAATTACCAATTTTGCTg GTGCTCTCTGTGCGTTGTACTTGATGGATGAACAAGGGAGACAGAGGCTTTTAATTGGAAGCTATTTGGGCATG GCAGTTTCAATGTTGCTTGTCGTCTCTACCATTAGTTTCCAGCTCGATGAAGAACTGAGTCACAATCTATCGATAGTAGGAACTATTGC TGCTTAA